The Caenorhabditis elegans chromosome I genome includes the window TTGGGAATAcgaaaactcagaaaaatatCATTTGCTGGCACTTATACACCTTTCAATTGGTAGAGATGAAACAAAGACGGATGTACTTCTGTATTGGGAGAATTGGGAGAATGAGTCAATTGAACAATCCATCGTtagtttgagaattttgatgattttctaCATGAAAATAAGTATTGTGAGTTTGAAAGAATGCTCGTGGCAATTGTTGACTAAGAAATTATAGGATGATTTGGAGTGCAGGGAAAACTTTGAGTTCAGAATTTGCCAGGTAATCGTTTTCATTTTGGAGCACAAAGAGTTTGAGTCAAGCCACTTGACCATGATAACTGAACTCCTCGGAAGTATTGAACAACGATTTGGGAATTTCACGGAAATGTGTGACATTATGTTCACACATTTTGAAGCGAAAGCTCAGATGTTTGACAGGTTTGTTattaaaatctttttgattGCTATCCAGGACTCTCACATTTCCTTCGACACTTGGAACGCACTTTTCGGCCAAACGCCGTTTCAAACTTTGTCAGGATTTTGGAAGACGTTGGTGAGACTATGAGCAGTAGGAGAAAATCGGATGTCTGTCCAACTTCTGCTCaatgtttgaaacatttctaaaaaactatCGGCGGACTTCTAGATTTTAAACTGATGAACCTTTTTTTGTAGCTATGAAGCAAAGATGCTAGTTTTCATGAGAAATGAGCATTTGTCTCTTCTCCAAACACAACACATCGACCAATGCATGGACACTCTGAATATTCTGATTTTATTgtacttgaaaataaaaatcgtgAGTTTGAAAGTAATTATCAggacaatttttgatgaataagTTATAGGATAAGTGGACGTATAGAGAGATAATTGAACAAAGAATTTCTCAGTTCATCATTTGCATTTTGGAGCACACAGAGTTTCAGTCAATCCACTTGACACTTATAATTCAGCACCTTGAAAGTATCGAGCAACAATTCGGGTGCTTTTCTGGAAAGTTCGAcaatatgttcaaaatttttgaattgaagcTTCAGATTCTTGACAggttggttttcaaaaatttttccttttttacaGTAACAGAGGAAAATGTTAACTCCGTTGTATGTTCACATAACGCTAACTTCCTCAATAAGATGAGGTTATAGCTTTGGTTGTTGTACTATTCAACTTCAACGTAGCcttatgattaaaaaaatttcatttttcagaccaGAACAAGAACGAGTTTCCAAATGGATAAAGTCGCTTTCTTTGCGTTCTTCAATCTCAGAGTTCTCGTCTGAACACTCTCATAGTACAGTTACAGTAATTGAGCACTCTGAGAAAACCTATGAGCTTGAACAAAACGTTCGAATTGACCTTGAGGAAACattgaaattggagaaaagAATTGAAGAAGTATCGATAGAGGAATCCAAGAAGAAACAGGAGAAACTGGAGTTGAAGCAGAGAGAGGAGGAAGAAGCAAGAAtcaaggaagaagaagaaaaacaaagaaagatTTTGGAAGAGGAAGCTAGGAAAAAAcaggaagaggaagaagcaAGGTTAAAAGCGGaggaagaattgaaaatttatgaagaagaaaaacgcAAGAAAGAGTTGGAAGAGGaaaggaagaagaaggaagaacTGGAAATAAAACGGAAAGctgaagaagagaagaaaaaaaaagctctggaagaggaaaagaaaagaaaaatcgcaGAAGAGAAAGCTAGgcaaaaacaggaaaaagaaagaaaaaagcagGCGAATAAATGCACATTCctccaaaatttcacatttatcAGGCACCAACATCCATCTCAAACATATAACGAGCGAGTGCTCGATGGAAAAGTGGTTGGACTGTATTTCTCTGCTCATTGGTGTCCGCCATCTCGCGATTTCACTCCGGTTCTTGCACAATTCTATAGTCAAGTAGAGGATAACTTCGAAATACTATTCGTTTCGAGCGACAATAATACACAAGAAATGAACTTCTACTTGCAAAATTTCCATGGCGATTGGTTCCATTTGCCACTCAATTTGTGCAATTCAATGAAGCACCGAAATACCAAAAATCATATTCCTGCCTTAATAATAATGAAACCCGATGGAACAGTTATTACTGATGATGGACGAAATCTAGTTTCTCAATGGATCAACGATCCGAAAGCATTGGTCAACCATTGGAAAGCAATGTTGAACTGAAGTGCGAAAAGGATTTTTATGTTTCTGGTTcacttttatttaattttttttttcattttaaatgcTCTTTGTGTAGAAAATCTTCGCAAGTATTAGATCAGTTTTACTAATCTGCctcttcctatattaaatcctgaaattgcattcttgacagaaataaaaaataagggcaCGTTGTCGACATGGGGTGTCCCGAGAAATGTGACTGCACTTTGAGAGCTTATATCTTGGCTTAGGATTGGcggttttttgagcaatttgtttcaatagCTTACAAAAATAGCGCCTTCCATCGTCATCATTGTGGGGGGGGCGCTTTTGGGAAGGCTAAAACACTGATTTGAGCGGAATTCTGGAGTATGGTCGAAATGGATGTATTCTTTGTACTgacgaatttcatgttttttcagccccaaatcttcagtttttctgacatttggtTCCAATTTGTGCGCAAGAGAGAACTTcgtatttccaattttttgaaactattttgaaaaaaattggcccactttccaaaatgtagaccatcattcaatttttgcaaaatcaaaaagattaattaaacgtgaaaaacttttctaccactctctctctttctctatttttggtgatgaattcgataattttcatttcttatttttaataacgtgaggaaaactcaattttgaagacttttcgagatttttactttttcccaAATCTAATTGAGGGCCgcactttttgaacatgttGGCTACTTTTAACCTGACTTCCAGCAGGACAGGCTGGAGGCCTGCAATGCTATTGGTTTTCAGTCAAACCCAAAAATCAAGGATTAGGGCCGCCTTCTTACTCTTTGAAACTTTAGGCCTTTTCTATCCCTACTCCCAGCAGAGCAGGCTGGAGGCCTTCTCTGAGAGGTATGTTTCTATAACTACGtatgtttttggaaaggtAATGAAAAAGGTCACCTAGGTCAGTTAACCGGATTGAGGGCCGGaggcccgaatacacaaaAGTATTGGACAGCCGTTAAGCCTATACTGAGCCCAAAAACTCGagttgagggccgcaggcccgaatacacgaAGAAGTGTTGGAGATCCGTCAAGCCTATTCTTAGCATAATAATTCAGTTCGAGTGTCGCAAGCCCAAATAGACGCAGAAGTGTTGGACAACTTTTAGGCCTATTCTGAGCCCAATAATTCATGTTGAGgaccgcaggcccgaatacacataGAAGCGTTGGACAGCTGTTAAGcctattttaagcaaaaaaaatttgaaaagtggaaattgttatttataaaattatcattaaaCTAAATTTGGCCGGTCTTGACAAACTTCAGCACATTTACTTGACATTTACTAAACACTTGGCTAAATATTAATAAAGCGAATGATTCTTGAGTTACTCTACGCCGAACCAAACCGCGAAGCCTAGCAAATCTCCGATTTGCTAGTAGcagtagaaaaataaattgttcaaTTCAAGATTGTGCCAATTTGTAgcaaattcagagaaaaaatgtaacaaaccacaaaaaaactattattagGTTCTATGTTGGGATTTTCctcacagatttttttcaaagattggGTCACAATTGGGTCGCCAATCTGacgaccggggttcgagtctatatttgaacaaagttttctgttttttttgtgtacaCATACTCTATGTAATTGTACTCTTGACTATTCTTTTATTGAGTCTTGGAACAGTTTGcagaactcaaaaaaaaacataataacttttacccaaaaaagtaagattaattaattatttcttAATCCAACTTTTCCACATGCATAGGAGTTGATTGTCTTATACCCACGGCAATACGAGTCATCAATGAATCCATTGGAATTTGGCGGTTTCTGTGAAAGTGTCGCACCAGCTAATGAGTAGATGTATATGCATGGTGGGGAAAAGctgcaaattaatttttcgtattttctagTGAAACTTTAACTCACTAGAGATTAGCCGGCTCTCCAGGAGCCCACAACATCCCTTCAGTGCCAACAGTGTTCCAGTCTGTCCAGACACATCCACGAATAGTACAACTCGCGCCGAGCCACGTTCCAGAGTCCGTTTGTCCATTTGCAGTCAATATTTCCATACTTTTATTGGCCATCCAAATGCGTTCTTCATTGCTCTGAATACCGGAAAGAGAACCGCCGAGGTTTGAACACGCCGTCGTAGCTCCATTATAGTCCAGAGTTGCTGCTACTATCTGGAATCAGTACTAGGAATCACGAAAAATTAGTTAGATTAAATCTTACCCGGACACACCAAACTCCTTGCGGTCTGTAAAATGCGTGCCAATCGTCGTCACAAGGCTTTGGCGTTGGGCGAGGTGGCGGACGGTTTCCATGATGTCCCCCATGATGCCCCCCATGATGCTTCTTTCCTCCATAATAACCTTCCTCTGATGATGAGCTACTTGAATCGGAATTGCCCCGATTACTGCCGCCACGTAAGAAAACTGTCGCAATTGGAACTAACAACGAAAAACATGCaatgagtttcaaaaaaatgcatgATGAATAAGAAACATTGATCATTATAGTGGATTTATATATTGAGGGGTTTTGCGGAGTTTTATTACGGTAATTATTTCTACAAAATCTTGTAACTGATCAGCGGCAGGGTGGCTCAT containing:
- the F17B5.1 gene encoding protein-disulfide reductase (Confirmed by transcript evidence) yields the protein MTESIDGNPWRILELVAENEYHLEQDNNVDQLEQFSVIPGFQEELVEFAKKKLLDSIEVQQFLVERDIEFQEKNIASLIDELSDNQDDESNSKEIHLELKSSKNKYEGLRKKIASFKGRQQKAVGFLNSGLEEIRILTSPNDKFCYKVKNASWRCSVDNSIDLQKIKLICEKLIGLEKKMEVTFWTSEIMKLLENLDQRHYAVAFGIIIGMATWEYENSEKYHLLALIHLSIGRDETKTDVLLYWENWENESIEQSIVSLRILMIFYMKISIDDLECRENFEFRICQVIVFILEHKEFESSHLTMITELLGSIEQRFGNFTEMCDIMFTHFEAKAQMFDSYEAKMLVFMRNEHLSLLQTQHIDQCMDTLNILILLYLKIKIDKWTYREIIEQRISQFIICILEHTEFQSIHLTLIIQHLESIEQQFGCFSGKFDNMFKIFELKLQILDRPEQERVSKWIKSLSLRSSISEFSSEHSHSTVTVIEHSEKTYELEQNVRIDLEETLKLEKRIEEVSIEESKKKQEKLELKQREEEEARIKEEEEKQRKILEEEARKKQEEEEARLKAEEELKIYEEEKRKKELEEERKKKEELEIKRKAEEEKKKKALEEEKKRKIAEEKARQKQEKERKKQANKCTFLQNFTFIRHQHPSQTYNERVLDGKVVGLYFSAHWCPPSRDFTPVLAQFYSQVEDNFEILFVSSDNNTQEMNFYLQNFHGDWFHLPLNLCNSMKHRNTKNHIPALIIMKPDGTVITDDGRNLVSQWINDPKALVNHWKAMLN
- the F17B5.10 gene encoding C-type lectin domain-containing protein (Partially confirmed by transcript evidence) — its product is MINVSYSSCIFLKLIACFSLLVPIATVFLRGGSNRGNSDSSSSSSEEGYYGGKKHHGGHHGGHHGNRPPPRPTPKPCDDDWHAFYRPQGVWCVRIVAATLDYNGATTACSNLGGSLSGIQSNEERIWMANKSMEILTANGQTDSGTWLGASCTIRGCVWTDWNTVGTEGMLWAPGEPANLYFSPPCIYIYSLAGATLSQKPPNSNGFIDDSYCRGYKTINSYACGKVGLRNN